In one Brevibacterium sp. CBA3109 genomic region, the following are encoded:
- a CDS encoding isoprenyl transferase: MARPVSLLYRLYERRLLRELDKSVPVPRHVGVITDGNRRWAKEFGATTADGHRAGAEKIVEFLGWCDEIDVDIVTLYVLSKENLARSAEEVEVLIEIISDLVEKIASLKGVRVQLVGDLEILPPGLRARLEAATSAGDCQMRVNVAVGYGGRQEIVNAVKSLLRLRTDEGTDLETIISELSPQQISEHLYTKGQPDPDLIIRSSGEQRLSGFLMWQSAYSEFYFCEAYWPDFRRTDFLRAVRDYGLRQRRFGK, from the coding sequence GTGGCGCGACCGGTGAGCCTGCTCTACCGTCTCTATGAGCGGCGGCTCCTGCGCGAGCTGGACAAATCTGTCCCAGTGCCCAGGCATGTCGGTGTCATCACCGACGGCAACCGCCGCTGGGCGAAGGAATTCGGTGCCACCACCGCCGACGGGCACCGGGCCGGAGCCGAGAAGATCGTCGAGTTCCTCGGGTGGTGTGATGAGATCGACGTCGATATCGTCACGCTCTACGTCCTGTCCAAGGAGAACCTCGCCAGATCCGCCGAAGAGGTCGAGGTCCTCATCGAGATCATCTCCGACCTGGTCGAGAAGATCGCATCTCTCAAAGGCGTACGGGTGCAGTTGGTCGGGGACCTGGAGATCCTGCCACCGGGCCTGCGCGCACGTTTGGAGGCGGCCACCTCTGCGGGGGACTGCCAGATGCGCGTCAACGTCGCAGTCGGCTACGGCGGACGGCAGGAGATCGTCAACGCGGTGAAGTCGCTGTTGCGCCTGCGCACGGATGAGGGCACCGACTTGGAGACGATCATCTCCGAACTCTCCCCACAGCAGATCAGCGAACATCTGTACACCAAGGGCCAGCCGGACCCCGACCTCATCATCCGTTCGTCGGGTGAGCAGCGACTGTCCGGGTTCCTCATGTGGCAGAGCGCCTACTCGGAGTTCTATTTCTGCGAAGCGTACTGGCCCGACTTCCGACGCACCGACTTCCTGCGCGCGGTCCGCGACTACGGCCTGCGCCAGCGCCGCTTCGGAAAATAG
- a CDS encoding PhoH family protein has translation MTAHVHTYVLDTSVLLSDPGALLRFAEHHLVIPLVVVSELEAKRNHPELGFTARKALHILDDFRSEFDRLDEPIPVGDAGGTLRVELNHVDVSTMPIGFDGAENDTRILAVARNLAAEGQDVVVVTKDVPMRVKASALGLRAEEYLAELATDSGFTGMSELSLDEDEMSQFYDKGWATTEAVADEVVNTGVVITSPRGSALGRVRSGKRVSLVRGDRDIFGVHGRSAEQRVAIDMLLDDALGIVSLGGRAGTGKSALALMAGLQKVLEENKHSKIMVFRPIYAVGGQSLGFLPGTEGEKMNPWAEAVFDTLGALVSKNVIEEVMNRDLLEVLPLTHIRGRSLHDAFVIVDEAQSLERNVLLTVLSRIGMNSKVVLTHDVAQRDNLRVGRHDGVAAVIEKLKGHDLFAHVTLTRSERSEIAALVTDVLEEFDPFRS, from the coding sequence ATGACCGCACACGTTCACACTTACGTTCTCGACACCTCGGTGCTGCTCTCCGACCCGGGTGCTCTGTTGAGATTCGCAGAACACCATCTCGTCATTCCGCTGGTCGTCGTGTCCGAGTTGGAAGCCAAACGCAATCATCCAGAACTGGGTTTCACCGCCCGCAAAGCACTGCACATCCTCGATGACTTCCGTTCCGAATTCGACCGGCTTGATGAGCCTATTCCCGTCGGCGATGCCGGTGGCACACTGCGGGTTGAACTCAACCACGTCGATGTCTCGACGATGCCGATCGGCTTCGATGGCGCGGAGAACGACACTCGCATCCTCGCAGTCGCCCGAAATCTGGCTGCTGAAGGCCAGGACGTGGTGGTTGTGACCAAGGATGTGCCGATGCGGGTGAAGGCTTCTGCCCTCGGCCTGCGGGCTGAGGAGTATCTGGCGGAACTCGCCACCGACTCCGGGTTCACGGGGATGAGCGAACTGTCACTGGACGAGGACGAGATGTCGCAGTTCTACGACAAGGGGTGGGCCACCACCGAGGCGGTTGCCGATGAGGTCGTCAACACCGGCGTCGTCATCACCTCACCTCGTGGTTCCGCACTTGGTCGTGTCCGCTCGGGAAAGCGCGTGTCGCTGGTGCGCGGTGATCGTGACATCTTCGGTGTCCACGGCCGGTCTGCTGAGCAGCGGGTGGCCATCGACATGCTCCTCGACGATGCGCTGGGAATCGTGTCCTTGGGAGGCCGAGCCGGAACGGGGAAGTCCGCACTCGCCCTCATGGCGGGACTGCAGAAGGTGCTCGAGGAGAACAAGCATTCGAAGATCATGGTCTTCCGTCCGATCTATGCCGTCGGCGGCCAGAGCCTCGGCTTCCTGCCCGGCACCGAGGGGGAGAAGATGAATCCGTGGGCCGAAGCGGTCTTCGACACCCTTGGGGCATTGGTCAGCAAGAACGTCATCGAAGAGGTGATGAACCGCGACTTGCTCGAGGTTCTGCCGCTCACGCACATTCGGGGCCGGTCGTTGCACGATGCGTTCGTCATCGTCGACGAGGCTCAGTCGCTGGAACGCAATGTGCTGCTGACCGTGCTTTCACGCATCGGGATGAATTCGAAGGTGGTGCTCACCCACGATGTGGCGCAGCGCGACAATCTTCGAGTGGGTCGACATGACGGCGTCGCGGCGGTGATCGAGAAGCTCAAGGGCCATGATCTGTTCGCCCACGTGACGTTGACCAGATCGGAACGCTCCGAGATCGCAGCACTGGTCACCGATGTGCTCGAGGAATTCGATCCCTTCCGCTCATAG
- a CDS encoding class II fumarate hydratase produces the protein MSEEFRIEHDTMGEVKVPKDALYSAQTQRAVQNFPISGKTLESAHIAALAQVKKAAAKANLELGVLDADRAEAIQKAAEAVIAGEYDAHFPIDVFQTGSGTSSNMNTNEVLASLATKALESQGIDVHPNDHVNASQSSNDVFPTSVHVAVTKALVNSLIPAMETLASSLEKKAKEFASIVKSGRTHLMDATPVTLGQEFGGYAAQVRYGIERIEASLPRVAEVPQGGTAVGTGINTPDGFSARVVEILAEETGLPITEARNHFEAQANRDGLIEASGQLRTIAYGYMKICNDLRWMGSGPNTGLGEIAIPDLQPGSSIMPGKVNPVICEATIQVAAQVIGNDTTVALSSTNGAFELNVGIPVMASNLLESIRLLTNSSTVMAEKMIDGLQANEERARFLAEASPSIVTPLNKVIGYESAAKIAKHAVANKMTVKEATMDLGFVSDGSITEADLDKALDVTTMIGNYK, from the coding sequence ATGAGCGAAGAGTTTCGCATCGAGCACGACACCATGGGAGAAGTGAAGGTTCCCAAAGATGCCCTGTACAGCGCACAGACACAGCGCGCCGTGCAGAACTTCCCGATCTCGGGCAAAACCCTGGAATCGGCGCATATCGCCGCTCTGGCCCAGGTGAAGAAGGCAGCGGCGAAGGCCAACCTCGAACTCGGAGTCCTCGACGCTGACCGGGCAGAAGCCATCCAGAAGGCCGCCGAGGCGGTCATCGCCGGCGAATATGACGCCCACTTCCCCATCGATGTGTTCCAGACCGGTTCGGGAACATCGTCGAACATGAACACCAACGAGGTGCTTGCCTCCCTGGCGACGAAGGCCCTGGAATCCCAGGGCATCGACGTTCACCCCAACGACCACGTCAACGCTTCGCAGTCCTCGAACGACGTGTTCCCCACCTCCGTGCACGTCGCCGTGACCAAGGCGCTGGTCAACTCGCTGATCCCGGCGATGGAGACCCTGGCCTCCTCACTGGAGAAGAAGGCGAAAGAATTCGCTTCGATCGTCAAGTCGGGCCGCACCCACCTCATGGATGCCACACCGGTGACGCTGGGACAGGAATTCGGCGGCTATGCCGCCCAGGTCCGCTACGGCATCGAACGCATCGAGGCCTCGCTGCCCCGCGTCGCCGAGGTCCCCCAGGGCGGCACCGCCGTGGGCACCGGCATCAACACACCCGACGGATTCTCCGCACGCGTCGTTGAGATCCTCGCCGAGGAGACCGGCCTTCCCATCACGGAAGCACGCAACCATTTCGAGGCTCAGGCCAATCGCGACGGACTCATCGAAGCCTCGGGCCAGCTGCGCACGATCGCCTACGGCTACATGAAGATCTGCAACGATCTGCGGTGGATGGGATCGGGGCCGAACACCGGCCTCGGCGAAATCGCGATCCCCGACCTGCAGCCCGGTTCCTCGATCATGCCCGGCAAGGTCAACCCGGTCATCTGCGAAGCCACGATCCAGGTCGCTGCCCAGGTCATCGGCAACGACACCACCGTGGCGCTGTCCTCGACCAATGGTGCCTTCGAGCTCAACGTCGGCATCCCGGTGATGGCGTCGAACCTACTCGAATCCATTCGTCTGCTCACGAACTCCTCGACCGTCATGGCCGAGAAGATGATCGACGGACTCCAGGCCAATGAGGAGCGTGCCCGTTTCCTCGCCGAGGCCAGCCCCTCCATCGTGACTCCACTGAACAAGGTCATCGGCTACGAATCGGCGGCGAAGATCGCCAAGCACGCTGTGGCCAACAAAATGACCGTGAAGGAAGCCACCATGGACCTCGGCTTCGTCTCCGACGGTTCCATCACCGAGGCCGACCTCGACAAGGCACTCGATGTCACCACGATGATCGGCAACTACAAGTAA
- a CDS encoding carbonic anhydrase, with protein sequence MPNEAWTRLLEGNHRFVDDVPQHPNQDTARREALSNNQMPFVTLFGCSDSRVAAEMIFDVGLGDMFVVRNAGQVVDPVTLGSLEYGVEILGTPLLVVLGHDSCGAVTAAYDSYDSGETPPGFISDVVARILPTVARARKNNRTTVNETVAQNTMDTVEKIMQLSAIIARAVNEGRLIIVGLTYQLHDGRITVVAQHGGDEDAASTDAS encoded by the coding sequence ATGCCGAACGAAGCATGGACACGTCTGCTCGAAGGAAATCATCGCTTCGTCGACGACGTTCCGCAGCATCCCAATCAGGACACCGCCCGACGTGAGGCACTGTCGAACAACCAGATGCCCTTCGTCACGCTTTTTGGCTGCTCCGACTCACGCGTGGCAGCGGAGATGATCTTCGACGTCGGCCTCGGCGACATGTTCGTCGTGCGCAACGCCGGTCAGGTCGTCGATCCGGTGACACTCGGTTCCCTCGAGTACGGGGTCGAGATCCTCGGCACTCCGCTGCTGGTCGTGCTCGGCCACGACAGCTGCGGTGCTGTGACGGCTGCGTATGACTCCTACGACTCCGGAGAGACTCCCCCAGGGTTCATCTCCGATGTCGTGGCGCGGATCCTGCCCACTGTGGCCAGGGCCCGCAAGAACAATCGCACAACTGTCAACGAGACGGTCGCTCAGAACACCATGGACACGGTTGAGAAGATCATGCAGCTCTCAGCGATCATCGCCCGTGCAGTCAATGAAGGTCGTCTCATCATCGTCGGCCTGACCTACCAGCTGCATGACGGCCGCATCACGGTCGTCGCCCAGCATGGGGGCGACGAGGACGCGGCCTCGACCGACGCCTCCTGA